The Drosophila sulfurigaster albostrigata strain 15112-1811.04 chromosome 3, ASM2355843v2, whole genome shotgun sequence genomic sequence TAAagattgaattttgaatttggtacaaaaatgttaaagaactgtcttattcttatttcttattcagaaattaagcaataatatatattgacaGCTTTAAACTAATGAATAAACtagtaaatacaaattattattattattacatttttatattcactcgcatttgcattgaatttcaaagaaatatttcataGTTAGAATGCTTTGTATTCCGCggaaataaaagtatttattgcCACTCatgcaaattacaaatattttcgaaTATAAAACGAAAGAAATCTTccaaaaatgaattcaaaagaattgtttaattataaaactacaaaactaTATTCACTTTTAAACATCataaagtaaagtatataTGAGCAAGTCGAaaactattttcaaataataaattatacaaacgtaattgatttatttttgttctaatcaaataaacaaaattgtaaatttctacatatacttaatttagttacttgttaaataaacaaaattgtgaatttctataaataagttaatccattttaaaagaatataattttatttttagttactTGGTAAATCAAAAGAGTTTTATACACGTTTAAGAATAGTTGGCTAATTTGTAAACTTTGAATTTTTCGTTGCCAGGTGTACAATGCCAACAATCTCTTGGAGTACTGCCAGAGCTTTCTGCTGCAGAACATGGTCGCCCTGCTGACCTACGATGATTCCGTGAAGCGTCTGCTGTTTGCCAAGAAGATACCAAATCACGATGTGCTCGCTGGACTGTTGCACACGTTGCAGCAGCGACTGAAGAGCCGCAAGCCTGGAAATGCTGGAGGATTGCTCAACTCCTATCGATCGCCGCCGGCGACGCCAGTGAAGAAGTAGTAGAAATGCGTCTGCTGTGCATAAGATGTATCTATGTCCTACTCACTTAATGtcatatttattgcattgttTTAAACGATATATAAACATTTGAGCTCTGTATTATATAATGCCcctatattatactatatactatatacacaaTGTATACCCTATAATATACCCTGTACGAGTAGTTGTGTAGTTTGTACTCTCAACTTGTTCAGCGCACTGTTATTTTTAACGAACAGCTTAGCAATCGTATCCTGTAGTTAGTTGAAATTGTTTCTGCATTAATCGAATAAAAAAACCTACAAAAAAActactataaaaaatactcGCAAAATCGCTTTTTTTACTTTGTAgggattatttttattttaaaatttaaaactttggCGGTTTCTGGTAATCGGTCTCGGGCACATATTGCGCCTCGCTGGCCTGCTTGGCGGCCAGTGAGATTTCCTTGGAGATGCTGCCGCCCTCGGGCACAAAGCCATGATCGTTGGCCTTGTAGTTGACAACGACCTCCTTGCCATCGGCATCGTAGTACGAATAGTTGCCGCTGATCTCGAGATGTTCGTTCTCGGTGCCGGCATCGACTACCACAGCGGTCTCCTCACGATGTGTGCCATCCTCGCTCTGGTAGAAGAAGTGATACGAACCATCCTGATTCTTCTCATTGATCGAATCCAAAATGGCCACAGGAGGCGCGTAATCAACGGGTGCGGCCAGAGCGCTGGCGATGCACAGGACAAAGACACTAAGGCACTGCAAGAGAGAGATCATCGTAGAATTTAATGAGTCTGGATCACGACGGGTTATCCATGCGCTTGAAACTTACGAGCTTGaacatgttgctgttgattcgTTGGCTGGGCTCAGTTTGacttcagctgctgttgagcAGACGTCTTATATAGGCCATCTTCCTTACCGGTTTTTTG encodes the following:
- the LOC133842310 gene encoding endocuticle structural glycoprotein ABD-5; the encoded protein is MFKLCLSVFVLCIASALAAPVDYAPPVAILDSINEKNQDGSYHFFYQSEDGTHREETAVVVDAGTENEHLEISGNYSYYDADGKEVVVNYKANDHGFVPEGGSISKEISLAAKQASEAQYVPETDYQKPPKF